A genome region from Pygocentrus nattereri isolate fPygNat1 chromosome 10, fPygNat1.pri, whole genome shotgun sequence includes the following:
- the LOC108413040 gene encoding procathepsin L-like has translation MRVLLTVAAFVAVAGAARMSLEDLEFHGWKQKFGKSYDSVEEESRRKMIWLDNRKLVLEHNMLADQGIKSYRLGMNHFADMDNEEYQQMFKGCLGSFNESEIESATTFLQPVEGAALPSAVDWRTAGYVTEVKDQSHCGSCWAFSATGALEGQMFKKTNKLVSLSEQQLVDCSGSFGNHGCNGGLASKAFDYIKKSGGLEAANTYPYQAMEGPCRFNNQKIWAKCSDYNTVKQTEDALQYAVATVGPISVSVDISKNSFQLYMSGVYDEPNCSSTKLGHAMLAVGYGTDKQGRDYWLVKNSWGVKWGEKGYIKMSRNKGNQCGIATRPSFPVV, from the exons ATGAGGGTTTTGCTTACTGTCGCTGCTTTTGTGGCTGTGGCCGGTGCAGCCAGAATGTCTTTGGAGGATCTGGAGTTCCACGGTTGGAAACAGAAGTTTG GTAAGAGTTATGATTCAGTGGAAGAAGAGTCTCGCCGTAAGATGATCTGGCTGGACAATCGTAAACTGGTTCTGGAGCACAACATGCTGGCTGACCAGGGCATCAAAAGCTACAGACTCGGCATGAACCACTTTGCAGATATG GATAATGAGGAGTACCAACAGATGTTCAAGGGCTGCCTGGGATCCTTCAATGAGTCCGAGATCGAGAGTGCAACTACATTTCTCCAACCGGTAGAGGGTGCTGCTCTGCCTAGTGCTGTGGACTGGAGGACTGCAGGCTATGTGACTGAGGTTAAGGACCAAAGTCATTGTGGCTCCTGCTGGGCTTTCAGTGCG ACGGGGGCGCTTGAGGGTCAGATGTTCAAGAAGACAAACAAGCTGGTAAGCTTGAGTGAGCAACAGCTGGTGGACTGTTCTGGGAGTTTTGGAAACCATGGCTGTAATGGTGGCCTTGCATCAAAGGCCTTTGACTACATCAAGAAAAGTGGAGGCCTGGAGGCAGCGAACACCTATCCATACCAGGCCATG GAAGGGCCATGCAGGTTTAATAACCAGAAAATTTGGGCTAAGTGTTCCGACTATAACACGGTGAAGCAGACAGAAGACGCTCTGCAGTACGCTGTGGCCACAGTTGGGCCTATTTCTGTATCTGTGGatatttccaaaaacagcttCCAGCTCTATATGTCAG GTGTGTATGATGAgccaaactgcagcagcactaaGCTGGGTCACGCCATGCTGGCTGTTGGTTACGGCACTGATAAGCAGGGAAGGGACTACTGGCTGGTCAAGAACAG CTGGGGTGTTAAATGGGGTGAAAAAGGCTACATCAAGATGTCCAGGAACAAGGGTAACCAGTGTGGTATCGCCACAAGGCCCTCCTTCCCTGTGGTTTAA